The following are encoded in a window of Amphibacillus xylanus NBRC 15112 genomic DNA:
- the rplL gene encoding 50S ribosomal protein L7/L12, with protein MSKEQIIEAIKEMSVLELNDLVKAIEEEFGVTAAAPVAVAGGAAGGAAEEEKTEFDVVLTDAGSAKIKVVKAVREITGLGLKDAKDLVDNAPGAIKEGVAKEEAEEIKAKLEEAGASVEVK; from the coding sequence ATGTCTAAAGAACAAATTATTGAAGCAATAAAAGAAATGTCTGTTCTAGAATTAAACGACTTAGTTAAAGCAATCGAAGAAGAATTTGGTGTAACAGCAGCAGCTCCTGTAGCAGTTGCAGGTGGCGCAGCAGGTGGCGCAGCAGAAGAAGAAAAAACAGAATTTGATGTTGTTCTTACAGACGCTGGCTCAGCGAAAATCAAAGTTGTTAAAGCAGTTCGTGAAATCACAGGTCTTGGCCTTAAAGATGCAAAAGATCTTGTTGACAACGCACCAGGTGCAATTAAAGAAGGCGTAGCTAAAGAAGAAGCTGAAGAAATTAAAGCTAAACTTGAAGAAGCTGGCGCATCTGTAGAAGTTAAGTAA
- a CDS encoding class I SAM-dependent methyltransferase — MSEQYFTQHPQSKSNPKTWTYELRNQVLTFTSDTGVFSKNTVDFGSKTLIESFILPEADGAIVDLGCGYGPIGLSIAKAFPDRQIVMGDINERAVELAKINMERNKLTNARVFLSDQFSQLPNETYAAVLTNPPIRVGKKVVHEMFEQAHQHLCSDGELWVVIQKKQGAPSAIKKMESLFRDVEVVCKEKGYFIIRAIK; from the coding sequence ATGTCGGAGCAATACTTTACTCAACATCCCCAATCCAAAAGCAACCCCAAGACATGGACGTACGAACTTCGTAATCAAGTTCTAACATTTACAAGTGACACAGGTGTCTTTTCAAAAAATACTGTCGATTTTGGTTCTAAAACTTTAATCGAATCGTTTATACTTCCTGAAGCTGATGGGGCAATTGTTGATTTAGGTTGTGGATATGGTCCGATAGGGCTGTCAATTGCGAAAGCATTTCCAGATCGGCAAATCGTCATGGGTGATATTAATGAGCGGGCGGTTGAGTTAGCGAAGATAAATATGGAAAGAAATAAGCTAACGAACGCTCGAGTATTTCTAAGTGATCAATTCAGTCAGTTGCCGAACGAAACATATGCTGCGGTATTAACTAATCCGCCGATACGCGTCGGTAAGAAGGTTGTTCATGAAATGTTTGAACAGGCTCATCAACACCTTTGTTCTGATGGTGAGTTATGGGTTGTGATTCAAAAGAAACAAGGTGCGCCATCTGCTATTAAGAAAATGGAATCATTATTCCGCGATGTAGAGGTCGTCTGTAAAGAAAAAGGCTACTTTATTATCAGGGCAATAAAGTAA
- the rpoB gene encoding DNA-directed RNA polymerase subunit beta has protein sequence MTGQLVQYGRHRTRRSYARINEVLELPNLIEIQTASYEWFLEEGMREMFQDISPIEDFQGNLSLEFVDYKLEEPKYDVDESKERDVTYNAPLRVKVRLLNNETGEVKEQEVFMGDFPLMTDTGTFIINGAERVIVSQLVRSPSVYFNEKLDKNGKMGYTATVIPNRGAWLEFETDAKDVVHVRIDRTRKLPITVLLRALGFSSDQEIIDLIGDNEYLRNTLEKDNTESSEKALLEIYERLRPGEPPTLENAKSLMISRFFDPKRYDLAHVGRYKINKKLHMKNRLFNQVLAETLVDHETGEVLAEKGTKLDRRTLNKLLPYIDREDNRLGEQVIEPSEGVLDDPIGIQSIKIIDPTDPEGERVLNVIDNGVIDETVKNITPADIIASVSYFFNILYQVGYTDDIDHLGNRRLRSVGELLQNQFRIGLSRMERVVRERMSIQDTSTITPQQLINIRPVIASIKEFFGSSQLSQFMDQTNPLAELTHKRRLSALGPGGLTRERAGFEVRDVHYSHYGRMCPIETPEGPNIGLINSLSSYAKVNKFGFIETPYRRVDHETGKVTDHYDYLTADEEDNYVVAQANARLNEDGTFADEEVIARFRGENIMVSRDRIDYMDVSPKQVVSTATACIPFLENDDSNRALMGANMQRQAVPLIKPHAPIVGTGMEYVSGKDSGAAVISRHDGIVEHVEARAIQVRRVAEVDGKEIQGDLDHYKLQKFVRSNQGTCYNQVPIVKVGDRVSKGDILADGPSMELGELALGQNVLVAFMTWEGYNYEDAIIMSERLVKDDVYTSIHIEEYESDARDTKLGPEEITRDIPNVGEDALRNLDERGIVRIGAEVEDGDLLVGKVTPKGVTELSAEERLLHAIFGEKAREVRDTSLRVPHGAGGIVLDVKIFNREDGDELPPGVNQLVRVYIVQKRKIHEGDKMAGRHGNKGVISKVLPEEDMPFLPDGTPIDIMLNPLGVPSRMNIGQVLELHLGMAAQKLGIHVASPVFDGASEEDVWETIEEAGMARDAKTILYDGRTGEAFDNRVSVGIMYMLKLAHMVDDKLHARSTGPYSLVTQQPLGGKAQFGGQRFGEMEVWALEAYGAAYTLQEILTVKSDDVVGRVKTYEAIVKGENVPEAGIPESFKVLIKELQSLGMDVKMLSADEEEIEIKDLDEDRLPTEQFNLEVQEN, from the coding sequence TTGACAGGTCAACTAGTTCAATATGGACGACACCGCACGCGCAGAAGCTACGCACGGATTAATGAAGTTTTAGAATTACCAAATTTAATTGAGATTCAAACCGCATCATACGAGTGGTTCTTGGAAGAAGGAATGCGAGAAATGTTTCAAGATATTTCTCCGATTGAGGACTTCCAAGGGAACCTGTCGTTGGAATTCGTCGATTATAAATTGGAAGAGCCGAAATATGATGTTGACGAATCGAAAGAACGTGACGTGACTTATAATGCACCGTTACGCGTGAAAGTTCGCTTGTTAAATAATGAAACGGGCGAAGTTAAAGAGCAAGAAGTATTTATGGGTGATTTCCCACTCATGACAGACACGGGTACATTTATTATTAATGGTGCTGAACGTGTTATCGTTTCTCAGTTGGTGCGCTCGCCAAGCGTATACTTTAATGAGAAGTTAGATAAGAATGGAAAGATGGGCTATACAGCAACTGTCATTCCTAACCGCGGAGCGTGGTTGGAGTTTGAAACAGATGCTAAGGATGTCGTCCATGTTCGAATTGATCGAACTAGAAAGTTACCAATTACGGTACTTTTACGAGCGTTGGGCTTTAGTTCAGATCAAGAAATTATCGATTTAATTGGCGATAATGAATATTTAAGAAATACATTAGAAAAAGACAATACTGAATCAAGTGAAAAAGCATTGTTAGAAATCTATGAGCGTTTAAGACCAGGTGAACCACCAACCTTGGAAAACGCTAAAAGTCTAATGATTTCTCGCTTTTTCGATCCTAAACGATATGATTTAGCGCATGTAGGGCGCTATAAGATAAATAAGAAACTCCACATGAAAAATCGCTTGTTCAATCAAGTTTTAGCTGAAACGCTAGTTGATCATGAAACGGGTGAAGTTTTAGCGGAGAAAGGTACAAAATTAGATCGTCGTACGTTAAATAAATTACTTCCATATATCGATAGAGAAGATAATCGACTTGGTGAACAAGTCATTGAACCGAGCGAAGGTGTATTAGATGATCCGATTGGTATCCAGTCGATTAAGATTATTGATCCGACTGATCCAGAAGGAGAACGTGTATTAAATGTTATTGACAATGGTGTTATTGATGAGACGGTTAAAAATATTACACCAGCTGACATTATTGCATCTGTAAGTTATTTCTTTAACATTTTATATCAAGTGGGTTACACAGATGATATTGATCATCTTGGAAACCGTCGTCTACGTTCAGTTGGTGAATTGTTACAAAACCAATTTAGAATTGGATTATCTCGTATGGAGAGAGTTGTTCGTGAACGGATGTCAATTCAAGATACATCAACGATTACGCCACAACAACTTATTAACATTAGACCGGTTATTGCATCAATTAAAGAGTTCTTTGGTAGCTCTCAGTTATCTCAGTTTATGGATCAAACGAACCCATTGGCAGAGTTAACTCATAAGCGACGTTTGTCAGCTCTTGGACCAGGTGGTTTAACGAGAGAACGTGCTGGATTTGAAGTTCGAGACGTTCACTACTCACACTATGGTCGAATGTGTCCGATTGAAACTCCGGAAGGTCCAAACATCGGTTTGATTAACTCATTATCTTCTTACGCTAAGGTTAATAAATTCGGTTTTATTGAAACGCCGTATCGTCGAGTTGATCATGAAACAGGTAAAGTGACGGATCATTATGATTATTTAACTGCGGATGAAGAAGATAATTATGTAGTTGCACAGGCAAATGCTCGTCTGAATGAAGATGGCACATTTGCAGATGAAGAGGTTATTGCTCGTTTCCGTGGGGAAAACATCATGGTAAGTCGAGATCGAATAGACTACATGGATGTTTCACCTAAGCAAGTTGTTTCAACTGCGACAGCGTGTATTCCATTCTTGGAAAACGATGACTCTAACCGTGCTCTAATGGGTGCAAACATGCAGCGTCAGGCAGTACCTTTAATTAAGCCGCATGCACCTATCGTTGGAACAGGTATGGAGTACGTTTCAGGTAAAGATTCTGGAGCGGCAGTCATTAGTAGACATGACGGAATTGTAGAGCACGTTGAAGCAAGAGCAATTCAAGTTAGACGAGTTGCTGAGGTCGATGGTAAAGAGATTCAAGGCGACTTAGATCATTATAAATTACAGAAATTTGTTCGCTCAAACCAAGGTACGTGCTACAATCAAGTGCCAATTGTTAAAGTAGGCGATCGCGTATCTAAGGGTGATATTTTAGCAGATGGTCCATCTATGGAATTGGGTGAACTTGCCCTAGGACAGAACGTATTAGTAGCTTTCATGACGTGGGAAGGTTACAACTACGAAGACGCGATCATTATGAGTGAACGTCTAGTGAAAGATGACGTTTATACATCGATCCATATTGAAGAATATGAATCGGATGCTCGAGATACAAAACTTGGCCCTGAAGAAATTACACGAGACATTCCAAACGTTGGTGAAGATGCTTTAAGAAATCTTGACGAACGCGGAATTGTTCGAATAGGTGCTGAGGTTGAAGATGGTGATTTACTCGTAGGTAAAGTTACACCTAAGGGAGTCACTGAGCTATCTGCCGAAGAGCGTCTGTTACATGCGATCTTTGGTGAAAAAGCTCGAGAAGTTCGTGATACGTCATTACGTGTACCACACGGTGCAGGCGGAATTGTATTAGATGTTAAGATCTTTAACCGTGAGGATGGCGATGAGTTGCCACCAGGAGTTAACCAACTTGTCCGTGTATATATCGTACAGAAGCGTAAGATTCACGAAGGTGATAAGATGGCTGGTCGTCACGGTAATAAGGGGGTTATCTCTAAGGTATTACCTGAAGAGGATATGCCATTCTTACCAGACGGTACTCCAATTGATATTATGTTAAACCCGCTAGGTGTTCCGTCACGTATGAATATTGGGCAAGTGCTAGAGCTCCACTTAGGAATGGCAGCGCAAAAACTTGGTATTCATGTCGCATCACCAGTATTCGATGGTGCAAGTGAGGAAGATGTTTGGGAGACAATCGAAGAAGCTGGAATGGCACGAGATGCTAAGACAATTCTTTATGATGGTCGAACAGGAGAAGCCTTTGATAACCGCGTTTCAGTAGGAATCATGTATATGCTGAAACTAGCGCACATGGTTGACGATAAGTTACACGCTCGTTCAACAGGACCATACTCGCTTGTTACACAACAACCGTTAGGTGGTAAAGCACAGTTTGGTGGACAGCGTTTTGGGGAAATGGAAGTGTGGGCACTTGAAGCTTACGGTGCTGCTTACACATTACAAGAAATCCTAACAGTTAAATCTGATGACGTTGTTGGACGTGTTAAGACTTACGAAGCCATTGTTAAAGGTGAGAACGTACCTGAAGCTGGAATCCCTGAATCATTCAAAGTATTGATTAAAGAATTACAGAGTTTAGGTATGGATGTTAAGATGCTTTCAGCTGATGAAGAAGAAATCGAGATTAAAGATCTTGATGAAGATAGATTACCAACAGAGCAATTTAATTTAGAAGTACAAGAAAACTAA
- the rplJ gene encoding 50S ribosomal protein L10, which translates to MSKVLEKKKQIVSEIATKFRDSQSTVLVDYRGLDVAEVTELRKQLREAGVEYKVYKNSMSRRAAAEAELTELDELLVGPTAIAFSDNDVIAPAKILNNFAKEHKDLEIKGGVIEGKVASLDQIKELADLPNYEGLLSMLLSVLQAPVRNFAYAAKAIAEQKEEQEA; encoded by the coding sequence ATGTCAAAAGTTTTAGAGAAAAAGAAACAAATCGTTTCTGAAATCGCAACTAAGTTCCGTGATAGCCAATCAACAGTTTTAGTTGACTATCGTGGCCTTGACGTAGCAGAAGTTACTGAATTACGTAAGCAATTACGTGAAGCGGGCGTTGAGTATAAAGTATATAAAAACTCAATGTCACGTCGTGCAGCTGCAGAAGCTGAACTTACAGAATTAGATGAACTTTTAGTTGGTCCAACAGCGATCGCATTTAGTGATAATGATGTTATTGCACCAGCGAAAATTCTTAATAATTTTGCTAAAGAACACAAAGATTTAGAAATTAAAGGTGGAGTTATCGAAGGTAAAGTTGCATCACTTGATCAAATCAAGGAACTAGCAGACCTTCCAAACTACGAAGGATTACTATCTATGTTACTCAGCGTCCTTCAGGCACCTGTTCGCAACTTCGCTTATGCTGCTAAAGCAATTGCGGAGCAAAAAGAAGAGCAAGAAGCTTAA